The DNA region CCGCGCTCGGATCGTAGAACCGGGCGACGAGTTTGGCGATCGTGGACTTGCCCGCGCCGGTCGCGCCGACCAGGGCGACCGTCTGACCCGCCGGGATGGACAGGTCGAACGCGGGCAGCACGACCGGTCCGTCGGCCGAGTACCGGAACTCGACGCCGGTGAAGTCGATGGCGCGGCCTGCGACGTGCGGGGGCAGCGGGCGGGGCTGGGTAGGGTCGACGACGTCCGGTTCCTCTTCCAGCAGGCCGGAAATCTTCTCCAACGCGGCCGTCGCCGACGTGTACGAGTTGGCCACCATCGCGAGATCATCGAGAGGGTCATAGAAGCGGCGCAGGTACAACGTGAACGCGGTCAGCACGCCCAGTTCCAACCCGCCGTCAGCCACCCGCCACGCGCCGATGAAGAGGATGACGGCCAGGGACAGGTTGCCGACCAGGCGGACGGTCATGGTGAAGCGGGCGACGACGTTGAGGGCCTGGCGGTTGGCCTCGCGGAAGCTGTCGTTCAGTTCGTCCATAATGGACTCGTTGCGGGTCTCGCGGCGGAAGGTCTGGACCGCGCGGATGCCGTTCATCGACTCGATGAACTGGACGATGATCTTGGCGATGGCGCCGCGGGTGTTGCGGTAGGCCTGGCCGGACGTCCGGTAGAACCACCTCGTCACCAGCAGCAGCGGCACGAACCCGACCAGCACGAACAGTGCCATCGGCAGGTCGAGCACGAGCAGCAGGACCGCGATCCCGGTGACCGACAGCACCGCAGACAGCAGGTTGTCCAGGCCGTCCTCCAGCAGGTCGTCGAGCGAGTCGACGTCGCTGGTCATCCGGGAGATGACCTTGCCGGAGGTGTACGACTCGTGGAAGCCCAGCGACAGCTTCTGCGCGTGCCGGAAGATCCGCAGCCGCAGGTCGAGCAGCACGTCCTGGCCGATCCGGCCGGACAGGCGCAGGAACAGGTACCGCAGCCCCGACGAGCCGACCGCCGTGCCGATGTAGCCCGTGACGCACCAGGTGATGATCGACGCGTCGCCTGCGATCGCGGCCGGGATGCCCGAGTCGATCGCGATGGCGATGATCAGCGGGCCCGCCAGCGTGGCGGCGTTGTCGGCCACCACGAACAGCAGCGCGAGCAGCGCGGGCCACAAGTGCGGGCGGATCAGCGAGCCGAGCAGCTTGCGGGAGCGCGCTTTGAGTTTGAGTCCGACCGCGTGCGCGACCTCCTCGGTGTCCTCGGCGGCCACCCCGCGCCACGCCTCGGCCTCGCGCGGGTTCTCCACGCGGTCCTTCGAATGGTCGGAAGCGTCCTGGACGGTACTCACGTTCTCACCTCCTCGCGGTCCATTGTGGACAGCAAAGCGCGGTAGTCGGGGTTGGTGGCCAACAGCTCGGTGTGCGTGCCGACCGCGACGATCCGGCCGCCGTCGAGCAGCGCGACCCGGTCGGCGAGCTGCACGGTGCTCGGCCGGTGGGCCACGACCAGCGCGGTCACCCCGGACAGGACGCTGCGCAGCGCGTGTTCGACCTCGGCCTCGGTGTGCACGTCGAGCGCGGACAGCGGGTCGTCGAGCACCAGAACCTGCGGCCTGCCCACGACCGCGCGGGCCAGCGCGAGCCGCTGTCGCTGGCCGCCGGACAGCGACAGGCCCTGCTCGCCGATGCGGGTGTCGAGGCCCCACGGGAGCTTGTCGACGAAGTCCTCGGCCTGCGCGATCCGCAGCGCCACCCGGACGTCCTCGTCGGTGACGTCGTCGGCGCCCAGCGCCACGTTCTCCCGAACGCTGGCGGAGAACAGCACCGGCTCCTCGAACGCCATCGCCACCACGGTCCGCAGCTCGGCCAGCGCGACCTCCCGCACGTCGACGCCGTCGACGGTCACCCGGCCCTCGGTGACGTCGGCCAGCCGGGGGACCAGCGCGGTCAGCGTGGTCTTGCCCGAGCCGGTCGGGCCGACCAGCGCCACCGTCTCACCCGGCGCCACGTCGAGGTCGACCCCGCGCAGCACCGCGTGGTCGGCGCCGGGGTAGCGGAAGTGCACGCCGTCGAACCGCAGCCTGCCGACGCCGTCGGCGGGCAGCGGGCGCGGGTCCGGCGGGTCGGTGATGGTGACCTCGGCGTCGCGGACCTCCCAGTAGCGCTCGCACGCGGTCGCGGCGTGGTTGGTCTCGGCGAGCAGCCAGCCGATCGAGTCCGTCGGCCAGCGCAGGTAGGTGGCCACGGTGATCCCGGCGACGAGCGTGCCGACGGTCATCGATCCGTCGACCAGGCCGCGTGCGCCGAACAGCAGCTGCGCGGCGATGCCCAGCTCGGGCAGCAGGATGATCGCGCCCCACAGCAGCGCCAGCACGCGGATCTTGCGCAGCTCGGTGGTGCGCAGCTCGGCGGCCTCGGCGGCGAACCGCTTGGCCAGGTGCGGACCGCGCCCGAAGGCCTTGAGCACGCGGATGCCGAGCACGGACTCCTCGACCCTGGTCGCCAGGTCGCCCGCCTGGTCCTGTGACCGCCGCGAGAGCCCTGAGTACTTCGATTCGTAGAGCGTCGAGATCAGCACCAACGGAGCGGTGCAGATCAAGGTGATCAGACCCAGTGTCGGCGAGAGGATGAACAGCACGACGAGCCCGCCGACGAGCGTCAGGGTGTTGACGATCAGGAAGATCCCGGCGAAGGCGATGAACCGCCGCAGCGTCGACAGGTCCGACACCGCGCGGGAGAGCAGCTGACCGGACTGCCACCGGTCGTGGAAGGCGATCGGCAGCCGCTGCAGATGCTGGTACAGGTCGGCGCGCATGGCCGCCTCGACCTGGGTGCTGGGCCGCGAGATGAGCCTGCGCCGCACGTAGAACAAGATCGCCTCGGTGGCGCCGAGCGCGGCGATGGCCAGGACCAGCCAGGGCAGCGGGCCGGTGTCCTTCGCGGCGACCGGGCCGTCGAGGATCTGCTGGATGATCAGCGGGATGGCCAGGCCGCACGCCATCGAGCCGAGCACGGCCGAGCCGGAGCCGATTATCCGCGCGCGGACCGGCTTGAGGTATGGGGCGAGCCTGCGCAGGATTGTGATCCGGGTGCCCGGTGCGTCGTCCATGCTCGCCCCCTGTCGTCTGGTGGGCACGGCCGGAAGTTCGCCGAGGGTCTCGACGGCCCAGCTTCCCGCTGGCCGCACGGCCGAAAGGCCCACGGACAACCAGTACGAGGACCTTCCGTCCGCACGCCCAGCGGAAACCTGGATCCGCCGATACCCCCGACGAACTTCCGGTCGTACCCACTTGTCGACGGTAGCCAGGGCGGGTGACTCGGTCATCCGAATTTCCCGACGGGTGCTTTGATGGGCGCATGACTCGACCGGAACCGGTCCGCTTCCTTCGCACGGAGGCGAGCATGGCGTTCACCGAGGGCCGCCTGCTGGCGCTGCGCGACGGCGTCGTGCACGTGCTGGCGCCGGACGGGTGGACCCGGCTGGGGCGGGAGCGGCCGTCCTCGGCGGTGTGGCTGAGCCGGGAGGCGGCGGAGGACTGGTGTGAGCGGGAGGGCTGGGACCTGCACCTGCTCGACCAGGTCCCGACCACCACCCGCTAGAAAACCTCCCGGTCAGCGCTCGTCAGCGCCGCCGGGAGGTTCCGTGTGCGTTATCCCCGGTTTGACCGGGTGCCCAGGAGGACGTCTTCCCACGACGGGACGATCGGCCTGCCCTTCTTGCTTGGCTTCGGGCGTCGAGGCGGTTCGGCCTTGCGAGCCGGTTCGTCGATCAGCGCGTCCGGTTCGTCCCGTTCGCGTGGGTCGGGTTCCTCGTCGGGGAACTCGACGACCGCGGCGGGCTGCTCGGGCTCGTCGATGACATCGGCCACCGCCTCGGCCGGGGCGGTGGGCTCCGGCGCGAGCTCGAAGTCCTCCACGAAGTCCCGGTCCGGCGCCGGTGCGGCCGCCTGTGCCGCCGGGACGACCGGAGGTGCGGGCGTGGCCGGAGCCGGAGGGGGCGTGATCGCGGGCTCGACGGTGTCCACCACCTCGATCGCCTCGATCGCGGTGGTGTCCAGGTTGAGCGCCGCCTGGGCCAGCTCCGTCACCGGGCGCACCGTGCGCAGGGGGCGGTTGGGCTGGGGGTCCAGGAGATCGCGGGCGTGATCGTCCAGCGCGCCGACGGTGCCGCCGTGGGCGCCGGGGTGGAACGACCAGTGGGCGCGGTTCAGCGAGCGGCCCGCGGTCCAGGCCAGCTCGACCACCCACTTGCCGTCCTCGCCGCGCCAGGAATCCCAGTTGGCGGCGGCGTAGTCCTGGCCGCGCAGGCCGAAGGCGTGGGCGACCACCTCGCCGAGGGTCTGCAGGTCCGGCCCGTCCTCGCGCAGCGGGTGAGCGCGCTGGGCGAGATCGGCGGTGCGGGAGCGCTCCAGTAACACGGGGTAGGCGAAGCGCTCGACCTTGTGGGCCGGGATGCCCGCCGCCTCGGCGACTTGCTCCACGGACTCTCCGGCGCGGATACGGGTCTGGATCTCACGAGGACGCATCTGGCTCTCCAGCTCGATTTCGATCTGGCCGAGTCGGGTGACGTCTCCTCGAGCGGCCGCACGCAGCCGTTCGTCCGCGGGAAGGGTGAAACGCTCGCCACGCGCCAGGTCCTCGCAGATGACGGTCTTGCCGTCATCCCCGAGCCCGACGACCCGCAGCGCGCGCATCGTGCACCTCCATACGATCTGAGCAGACTTCACTCGCCAGCGTCCCACGGTAGATCGGCGAGTCGCCTTGACGAGCGAGGCGCGCCGGACCCACGGGGGATATCCCTCGTGATCTTGCCGTATCCGGAAGGAGATCCGCACGCGGGTTCGGCGCGTTCACCCGTTCAGTTGCTCAGCCGAGCTGCTCGACGACCCAATCGATCGCGCCGGTCAGCGTGGTGATGTCATCGGGCTCGATGGCCGGGAACATCGCCACTCGCAGCTGGTTGCGGCCCAGCTTGCGGTACGGCTCGACGTCGACGATCCCGTTGGCGCGCAACACCTTGGCCACCGTGGCGGCGTCGATCGAGTCGGCGAAGTCGATCGTGCCGACGACCTGCGAGCGGTGCGCGGGCTCGGCGACGTACGGGGAGGTGAAGTCGCGCTCCTCGGCCCACGAGTAGAGCCTGCTCGACGAGTCCTTGGTGCGCGCGACGGTCCAGTCGAGGCCGCCGTTGGCCAGCATCCAGTCGATCTGCTCGGCCAGCAGGAACAGCGTCGAGATCGCCGGGGTGTTGTAGGTCTGGTCCTTGGCCGAGTTGTCGATCGCGGTGGTGAGCGACAGGAACTCGGGGATCCAGCGGTCCGACGCGCCGATCTCGGCCGCGCGGGCCAGCGCCGCCGGGCTCATCAGCGCCAGCCAGAGCCCGCCGTCGGCGGCGAAGCACTTCTGCGGGCCGAAGTAGTACACGTCGGCGTCGGCGGCGTTGACCGGCAGGCCACCCGCGCCGGAGGTCGCGTCGACGGCGATCAGCGCGTCGCCGGAACCGGCGGGCCGCGCGACCGGCATCTGCACGCCGGTGGACGTCTCGTTCTGCGCCCAGCCGACCAGGTCGGCGCCCTCGGCGTAGACGATCTCGGGCGCGGTGCCCGGCTCGGCCTTGACCACGATCGGGTCGGCCAGGAACGGCGCGCCCTTGGTGGCGGCGGCGAACTTGGCGGAGAACTCGCCGTTGGTGAAGTGCTGCGACCGCTCTCGGACCAGCCCGAACGCGGCGATGTCCCAGAACGCGGTCGCGCCGCCGTTGCCCAGCACGACCTCGTAGTCGTCGGGGATGGAGAACAGGTCGCGCAGGCCGGTGCGGACCCGGCCGACGAGCGACTTGACCGGCTTCTGGCGGTGGGAGGTGCCCAGCAGCTTGGCCCCCTCGGACGCGAGCGCCGCGACCTGCTCCGGACGGACCTTGGACGGTCCGCAGCCGAAGCGGCCGTCGGAGGGCTGCAGGTCGGCGGGCAGCACGAGGGTGCTCGGGTCGGCGGTCTGGGTCATGCTCGGCGCCTTTCGCGGGGTACGAGACTGGGGCCCCGGCGACACTGACGGGCGCGCCCAGTCTCCCACGAGGGGTGATGGGGGCGACAAACGCGCTGACCTCGGTCGTCACCGCGGCTCGACCCGTCCACCACTGCCGTCACGCTGGCTCGTTCAACAATCCTAATGTTCAACAGTTTGGGGATCGGGGGTTTGGTCGTCGCCAGCCGTTGTGCTCCGGCCCTTGTGCAACGAATGAGTGGACTCGTCGTGCGTACGACGGGGTCGCTCCCCTAGCCCGAGCGTTTAACATCCGGACGACGGTGTCCAGGGCGCCTGCGGCGTCGCTGCGCGATCGGCAAGCCGACCCTGGACACCGCCGTCCGGATGTTAAAGATGGCCAGGACGGGGTGCTGGTGGAAAGCGGTCGGGTGGGGCTTTGGTGCCGCTGTCCTGTTGCTGTCTAGGGATTATTGAACGATCGGACAATCCGACAATTCTACGATCGGACAATCCAGCGATCAGCGATCAACCGATCAGCGATCAGCCGAATCACTTGTCGCGGGTGCGCCAGCCGTGCTCGTCTACGCCACCTGGGATTGCCTCTGGGGTGCCGTACGGCTCGCGGGTGAATACGAAGGTGGCCAGGTCCAGGTGGCTGGGGGAGCCGTCGGGGTGCCTGCGCAGCGTCAGCGTCTCGCCTGCGTAGTAGCCGTCTAGGCCGGTCCAGCTGTCCTTTCCTGCGGGGCGGAATCGGGACTGCCTGCCCATCCCGTTGACCGGTGTCAGCCGCAACCAGCCTTCGGGCATCAGCCGCAGGAGGTACGGGGTCGGTCCCCAGTGCCACAGGCCGGTCAGCGCCAGCAGCGCCGGGTCGGCCTCGGTCATCGGCTCCCACTCGGCGGGCAGGGTGGGTTCGTGTTCCTCGACGATGTTGATCAGCTCGCTGGCCATCGTCACGATCGGGACGCCTGAGGTGGTGTTGGCCATGGCCAGGGCGCCGGTTCCGGTTCGCCAGTCGACCAGGACGCTGGCCAGGAAGCCGGGCATCGAGCCGCTGTGGCCGGACAGCCGCCGCCCGCCGAGGCGGATCGCCTCGAAGCCGAGGCCGTAGCCCATGGTCCAGGCGTCGTTGTCGTCGACGTGGATCGGGGTGCGCATCTCCGCGACGGTGTCTGGGTGCAGGACGTCGCCGGTGTCGCCGAGGATGAAGCGGGCCCAGCGGGCCAGGTCGGCGACCGTGGACCACAGCTGACCCGCCGGCGCCATCGCGCCGGAGTCGGGGGTGGGTTCGTTGAGCAGGACGTCGGCGAACGGGTGGACCGCCCAGCCCAGCGCGGCCGGGGCCTGCGGGGCGGGGGTGGTGCGGGTCATCTCCAGCGGTTTGAGGATCTCGGAGGTGAGCACGTCGAGCCAGCTCGCGCCGCGGGTGCGGGCGACGAGTTCGCCGAGGACGCCGTAGCCGACGTTGGTGTAGTGGAAGCGGGCGCCGGGGCGGTGGCGCACGGCGTCGGTGGTCAGGCTGCACTCCAGGGCCGTCCAGTCGTCACCCTCGGCGCGCTCCCACCACGCGCCGGGGGACTCCGAGGTCAGGCCGCCGGTGTGGGAGAGCAGCTGGGCGACGGTGACCTCGCCGAAGGACGTGCCCGGCACGTGCATGTCCAGCGGGTCGTTGAGGTCGAGTCTGCCCTCGTCGCGCAGCCGCATGACCAGCACCGCGATGAACGTCTTGGTGATCGAGCCGATCCGGTACTGGATGTCGGTCGTCGGGGGCAGGCCATCGACCTTGCCCCGGGCGCCGGTCCAGGCGATGGCTCCGTCGCGGACGACGGCCGCGACCAGGGATGGGGCGCGGCTGTCGGCCTGCACCGCCGCGATCCGGCGGAGCAGTGCGAACTCGGTGGTCTGCAGCATGAAATGAATTGTGGGTCATAAATCAACCCAATAACCCTTTGGCCATGGCCGTCGTGACCGCCGCGGTCCGATCGGACACTCCGAGCTTATCGAAAGAACGGACCAAATGGGTCTTTACAGTCGCCTCACTGATGTGTAACGCCCGGCCGATCTCGGCGTTAGTCCTGCCTTGGGCCACCAGCCGCAGCACGTCGGTCTCGCGAGCGGAAAGTCCCAGCTTGGCGGGGGTGCGGACGCTGCGCATGAGCTTGCCCGCCACCGACGGCGCCAGCACCGTCTCACCCCGGCTGGCCGCGCGCACGGCACCGGCCAATTCGGACCTTGAGGCATCTTTCAACATATAACCAGATGCGCCCGCCTCGACCGCCCGCAAGATATCCGAGTCGGTCTCGTATGTGGTCAGCACCACCACGGCGGAGATCGACTCGGCGACAATGCGCTCGGTGGCGCCGACACCGTCCAATCCGGGCATTCGCAGGTCCATCAGGATGACCTGTGGGCGCAGCGCGCGGGCCACGGTGACCGCCTCGTCGCCATTCCCCGCCTCGCCGACGACGGTCAGGTCCGGTTCGGCCTCCAGCATCCCGCGCAGGCCCGCGCGGACGACGGGATGGTCGTCCACCAACAGCACGGTGATCATCGGGGCACCGCCAGGGTGACCGTGGTGCCCGCGCCCGGCGCGCTCACGACCTCGGCCACGGCGGAGAACTGCGCGGCCCTGGCGCGCATGCCGCGCAGGCCGTAGCCGTCGGTGGCCGCGCCCGGGTCGAAGCCGACGCCGTTGTCGCTGATCCGCAAGGTGACTCCTTCGTCGGTGTGGCCCAGGTGGACCGTGACCGAGTCCGCGCGCGCGTGCTTGCGGACGTTGGCGATGGCCTCCTGTGCCGCGCGCAGCAGCAGCACCTCGACCCCGGTGGGGATCTCGCCCGCACCGTCCACTTGGAACGCCGCACGCACCCCGGTTTCGGCCAGCCGGTCGACCTGCCTGCGCAGCGCGTCGGCCAGGGTGCCATCGGCCAGCGCGGTCGGAGCGAGCGCGGCGACCAGGGCGCGGGCCTCGGCCAGATTCTCCCTGGCCGTGCGGGCGGCCAGGTCCAGGTTGCGCCGGACCTGGCCGCTGTCGCGGTCCACGGCGGACTCGGCGGCCTGGACCAGGGTGACGATGCTGGTGAAGCCCTGGGCCAGGGTGTCGTGGATCTCGCCCGCCAGCCGCGTGCGCTCGGCGCTGACCCCGGCCTCGTGGGACAGCCGGGCCACCTCGGCCCGGCTGCGCTCCAGCTCGGTGATGAGCGCGGCCCGCTCGTCGCTCTCGTCGGTGATTCGGTTGATGTAGAAGCCGATCAGGATGGAGAACGCCAGGCCGAGGAAGGACGCGGGGAGCAGGCCGTGGATCTCGCCCATCGCCCCCGACCGCCACGCCCCGAGGAACGGCGGGATGATGTTGAGGGCGCCCACGATCGGCGCGGCCATGGCGAAGCTCGTGCTCATGAAGACCATCGGGCAGACGATGAACAGCGCGTAGGTGCTCATCTGGACGAAGCCGACGGCGGTGAAGAACAGGACCAGCAGGCCGACGATGAAGATGTTCCCCCGGCGGCGGTCGCCGGTGACGATCGCCATGGGCCTGCCGTAGAGCACGTGCCACGCACCGAGGGCGACCAACGCGGCCATGGCCGCGATCCGCTCGGCGGGCGGGGCCTTGGCGACCATGACGAAGACCAGGACCCCGGCGAGGCCGACGGCGAAGTAGACGTCCCACATCCAGATCGGATCCCGTCGGCCCGCCGTGGTCACCGCTTCTCGCTCCAGCGGAACGTCGCCAGGCACAGCACCAGACCGATCACGCACCACGCCCCCAGCACCAGCGCCGTCATCCCGTGCTCCCATGACCCAGCCACCTCCGCGGCCTTCATGCTGTCCGGCAGGAACACCGAACGGAAGCCCTGGCCCATCCACTTGACCGGGAAGAACGACGCCACGGTCACCATCGAGTTCGGCAGCACCGAGATGTGCACGAAGATGCCAGACAGGAACTGCAGCGCGATCACCGGCAGGTTCAGCACCGCGGGCGCGCTCTTGGCCGACTTCGCCAGCGAACTCGCCGCGATGCCCAGCAGTGTGCAGGCCAGCACCGACAGCGCGAGCACCCAGGCCAGCGTCAGCCAGCGGCCGGGGTCGCTGGGCAGCGGCAGGTCGAAGGCCAGCACGCCGACGGCGAGCAGCAGGACCACCTCGGCGACCGTGGCCACCGCCACCAGCACGATCTTGCCGATGAAGTACGCCACCGCGCTGACCGGCGTGCCGCGCAGCCGCTTGAGCGTGCCGTCCTCCCGGTCGACCGCGATGCCGATCCCGGTGGTGAGGAACGCCGTCGACAGGATCCCGTAGGCGATCATGCTCGCCGCGAAGACCTGGCTCATCGGCACGGTGTTGCCGGGATCGGTGCCGGTGAAGATCGAGCCGAGCAGGATCAGCAGGAACGCGGGGAACGAGAAGGTGAAGATCACCGCGTCCTTGGCCCGGAAGAACATGCGGAGCTCGGCCTGCCCCCTCGACAGGCCGATCGCCGCGCTGCTGGGCAGGCTGGTGGAAAGAGTGGTCACCGCGTGGCTCCGATCAGGTCCAGGTACACGTCCTCGAGGCTGGGCTGGTGCACCTTGAGCCCGCTGACCGCCTGACCGGCCAGGCGCGCGACCACGCCTGCCGGGTCGTCGGTGCTGATCTCGTGATGGCCGTCCGCGTCGGTCCAGCTCACCGTGGCCGCCGCGGTCGCCCGCCCGCCGAGCGTCGCGGGCGTCCCCTCGGCGACGATCCGCCCGCCCGCGATCACCGCCAGCCGGTCGGCCAGCGCCTCGGCCTCGTCGAGGTAGTGGGTGGTGAGCACGATGGTCGTGCCCTCGGCGGCCAGCGTCTGGACCAGCGCCCAGAACTGGCGGCGGGCCTGCGGGTCGAAGCCGGTGGTCGGTTCGTCCAGGAAGAGCAGTTCGGGATCGCCGACGATGCCCAGCGCCACGTCGACCCGCCTGCGCTGGCCGCCCGACAGCGACCGGATCCGGGCGTCTGCCTTCTCGGCGAGCCCGCAGACCTCGATCACGTCGTCGACCCGGCGGGGCCGCGGGTAGTAGCCCGCGAAGTGCCTGACGGTCTCCCGGACGGTCAACTCGGCCGCGTCGGTCGCGGTCTGCAGGACGATGCCGATACGAGCCCGCCAGGCGCGGCCCGCTTCCCCAGGGTCGGTGCCGAGGACCTTCACGAAGCCCTCGTCGCGGTCCCGGTGACCCTCAAGGATCTCGACGGTTGTCGTCTTGCCCGCGCCGTTGGGGCCGAGGAGGGCGAAGACCTCGCCACGCTCGACGGTCAGGTCGATTCCTTGTACGGCGTGGGTGTCGCCGTACCTCTTGCGCAATCCGCGCACTTCGATCGCGTTCATGGATTCATGGTTTCTCGGAACCCGGGTGCCAAGGGACGCCTGAGTCATCGACTCGCGTGTCATCCGATCGGTTGACACTCCAGGTCCGTCGTCCGGCGTGCCAAGATCACGATCCAGGCGCAGGCCTGGCGGCTGGCGGGCTTCCTCGCCGCGCCGGCCGTCATCGGCATCGTGATCAGCCTTGGCTGTTCGGGTCTGAGTGGAAGCGGTAGCGCCAGAAGGACGGCACCGCCACGACCGTGACGACGGTCAGCGCGACCACGGCGATCCCGCCGAGGGTGGCCGCTGCCGCCGTTCCCAGGGCGGCGCCGCCCCAGCCGTGGGCCAGGTCGGCGATTCTGGGGCCGCCCGCGACGACCACGATGAACACGCCCTGCATGCGGCCGCGCATTTCGTCGGTGGCCTCGGTCTGCAGCATCGAACTACGGTGTACGGCGCTGACCAGGTCGGCGCCGCCGCCGATGGCGAGGAATATGACGGCCAGCCACAGCGCGTTCGACAGGCCGAAGCCGACCATCGCCACGCCCCAGACGACCACCGACACGGTGACCACCGCGCCCTGCCTGGTCATGCGGGAGAACCAGCCGGAGAACACGCCGAACAGCGCCGAGCCGATCGGGATCGCCGCGTAGAGCCAGCCCAGCGCGATGCCGCCGCCGGGCGGGTCGCCGAAGGTCCGCTCGGCCATCTCCGGGAACAGCGCGCGGGGCATGCCCGCGACCATGGCGATGATGTCGACCAGGAACGAGACCAGCAGGATGTTGCGGCCCCGCAGGTAGCTGAACCCGGCCGCGATGTCGCCAAGGCCTGCCTTGCGCGAGGAGCCCGCGCCCGGCGGGATCGGCGGCAGGCGGAACACCAGCCACAGGCACAGCGTCAGCGCGACCGTGTCGATCAGGTACAAAGTGGACAGTCCGAGCGCCGGGATCAGCGCGCCCGCCGCCAACGGGCCGAAGACCATGCCGAAGGTCGACGTGGTGAAGTTCAGGGCGTTGGCCTGCGGCAGCAGTTCGGCGGGCACCAGCCGGGCCACCGCCGCGCTGCGCGTGGGCATGTTGACCGCGACGAACGCCTGTTGCAGGCCGAGCAGCACCAGGACCGTCGACACCGAACCCAGCGACACGAACGCTTGCAGCCAGAGCAGCCCGGACGTCACCGCGACGCCGATGTTGCTGACGATCATGACCTTGCGGCGGTCGTGCGCGTCGGCGATCGCGCCGCCCCACAGCCCGAAGACGAGCAGGGGGAGCAGGCCGACCGCGCCGGTCACGCCGACCCAGCCCGACGAGCCGGTCAGGTCGTAGACCTGCTTGGGCACGGCAACGGCGGTGAGCTGGCTGCCGACGGCGGTGACCGCCGTCGACATCCACAGTCTGCGGTAGTCGCGCACCCGGAGCGGGCGAACGTCGATGAGGACCCGGCTGAGCCGTCCACGTTTTGCGGTCTTCGGCTCGGCTTCAAGGGTCACGCCGATGAGCTTAGCTCAGCTAACTAACGGACTTCCTGTGATTTCCTCACGGGCCGAGCCGCTGTACTCGCCACACGCCGTCGCGGTTCTGCTGGAAGCGCAGGCGGTCGTGCATCCGGTCCTGCCTGCCCTGCCAGAACTCGACGACCTCCGGCTGGATCCGCCAGCCGCCCCAGTGTGGCGGCACCGGCACGGTCTCGGAGTCGGCGAAGCGGCGCTCGACGTTGGCCAGCGCGGCCTCCAGGGTCGCCCGGCCGCTCACCACGATCGACTGCGGCGACGCCCACGCGCCCAGCTGCGAGCCGCGCGGGCGCTTGGCCCAGTACTCGGCGGTCTCGGCGGCCGACACCTTCTCCACGGTGCCGCGCACGGTGGCCTGCCGGTGCATCGCGTACCAGGGGAAGGTCGCCGAGGCGTAGCGGGTGGCGAGCAGGTCGTGGCTCTTGGCGGAGGTGTAGTTGGTGAAGAACACCAGCCCGCGCTCGTCGAGACCCTTGGCCAGCACGGTGCGCGAGGACGGCCTGCCGTCGGAGTCGGCGGTGGCCAGCACCATCGCGTTG from Alloactinosynnema sp. L-07 includes:
- a CDS encoding response regulator transcription factor, producing MITVLLVDDHPVVRAGLRGMLEAEPDLTVVGEAGNGDEAVTVARALRPQVILMDLRMPGLDGVGATERIVAESISAVVVLTTYETDSDILRAVEAGASGYMLKDASRSELAGAVRAASRGETVLAPSVAGKLMRSVRTPAKLGLSARETDVLRLVAQGRTNAEIGRALHISEATVKTHLVRSFDKLGVSDRTAAVTTAMAKGLLG
- a CDS encoding sensor histidine kinase, with amino-acid sequence MPGDVPLEREAVTTAGRRDPIWMWDVYFAVGLAGVLVFVMVAKAPPAERIAAMAALVALGAWHVLYGRPMAIVTGDRRRGNIFIVGLLVLFFTAVGFVQMSTYALFIVCPMVFMSTSFAMAAPIVGALNIIPPFLGAWRSGAMGEIHGLLPASFLGLAFSILIGFYINRITDESDERAALITELERSRAEVARLSHEAGVSAERTRLAGEIHDTLAQGFTSIVTLVQAAESAVDRDSGQVRRNLDLAARTARENLAEARALVAALAPTALADGTLADALRRQVDRLAETGVRAAFQVDGAGEIPTGVEVLLLRAAQEAIANVRKHARADSVTVHLGHTDEGVTLRISDNGVGFDPGAATDGYGLRGMRARAAQFSAVAEVVSAPGAGTTVTLAVPR
- a CDS encoding ABC transporter permease; translation: MTTLSTSLPSSAAIGLSRGQAELRMFFRAKDAVIFTFSFPAFLLILLGSIFTGTDPGNTVPMSQVFAASMIAYGILSTAFLTTGIGIAVDREDGTLKRLRGTPVSAVAYFIGKIVLVAVATVAEVVLLLAVGVLAFDLPLPSDPGRWLTLAWVLALSVLACTLLGIAASSLAKSAKSAPAVLNLPVIALQFLSGIFVHISVLPNSMVTVASFFPVKWMGQGFRSVFLPDSMKAAEVAGSWEHGMTALVLGAWCVIGLVLCLATFRWSEKR
- a CDS encoding ABC transporter ATP-binding protein yields the protein MNAIEVRGLRKRYGDTHAVQGIDLTVERGEVFALLGPNGAGKTTTVEILEGHRDRDEGFVKVLGTDPGEAGRAWRARIGIVLQTATDAAELTVRETVRHFAGYYPRPRRVDDVIEVCGLAEKADARIRSLSGGQRRRVDVALGIVGDPELLFLDEPTTGFDPQARRQFWALVQTLAAEGTTIVLTTHYLDEAEALADRLAVIAGGRIVAEGTPATLGGRATAAATVSWTDADGHHEISTDDPAGVVARLAGQAVSGLKVHQPSLEDVYLDLIGATR
- a CDS encoding MFS transporter, which encodes MTLEAEPKTAKRGRLSRVLIDVRPLRVRDYRRLWMSTAVTAVGSQLTAVAVPKQVYDLTGSSGWVGVTGAVGLLPLLVFGLWGGAIADAHDRRKVMIVSNIGVAVTSGLLWLQAFVSLGSVSTVLVLLGLQQAFVAVNMPTRSAAVARLVPAELLPQANALNFTTSTFGMVFGPLAAGALIPALGLSTLYLIDTVALTLCLWLVFRLPPIPPGAGSSRKAGLGDIAAGFSYLRGRNILLVSFLVDIIAMVAGMPRALFPEMAERTFGDPPGGGIALGWLYAAIPIGSALFGVFSGWFSRMTRQGAVVTVSVVVWGVAMVGFGLSNALWLAVIFLAIGGGADLVSAVHRSSMLQTEATDEMRGRMQGVFIVVVAGGPRIADLAHGWGGAALGTAAAATLGGIAVVALTVVTVVAVPSFWRYRFHSDPNSQG
- the pdxH gene encoding pyridoxamine 5'-phosphate oxidase gives rise to the protein MADGDITLELPTMRVSYDQGELTEAELAATWHEQLQSWLDAARQAGVAEPNAMVLATADSDGRPSSRTVLAKGLDERGLVFFTNYTSAKSHDLLATRYASATFPWYAMHRQATVRGTVEKVSAAETAEYWAKRPRGSQLGAWASPQSIVVSGRATLEAALANVERRFADSETVPVPPHWGGWRIQPEVVEFWQGRQDRMHDRLRFQQNRDGVWRVQRLGP